The window GAGGACCTCGCCGCCTCCATGCTGGCCACGATCCTCGGGGTCGACTTCGACCCGAACACCAGCTACGACGAGCGCAAGGACATCTGGCGGATGAGCGACAAGATCGTCATCACGCGCCAGGTGACGCAGTCCGCCATCGGGGACCGGGACGGGCTGTGGACGTCGGTCGTGGCCGCGGCGGTGTTCGCCGAGTAGTACGCCAGCAAAGGAGCATACCGAGGAGCACGCGCTCGACGCGCGGCTCTTGGCCGCCCTCGAGCGACGCCCGAAGCCGACGGCCCTGCCGGAGCTCCTGCGCGCGGCTCGGATCGAGCGCGGGCTGCGCGCCGAGGCCACGGAGCGGCTGAGCGCGCTGGAGGCGACGGGCAGGCTCGTGCGCACCAAGGGCGACCGCTACACGCTGCCCGCGCGGCTCGACCTCGTGGCCGGCCGGCTCGCCGTCCACCGCGACGGCTTCGCCTTCTGCGTGCCGGACGAGCAGGAGGAGGCCGACGTCTACGTGCCCGCCGGCGGCGTGCGGCCGGCGATGCACGGCGACCGGGTGCTCGTCCGCATCGAGCCGTTCCAGCGCCGGGGCCGTCTCGAAGGCCGCGTGGTGAAGGTCCTCGAGAGAGGGACCCACCGGATCGTCGGCGTGCTGCGGCAGGGCCGGACGGCCGCCGTCCTCGTTCCCCAGGAGCAGCGGCTGACGCTCCCGATCCTGGTCCCGCGGGGGGCCGAGGGCGGCGCGCGGGACGGCGACATGGTGGTTGCCGAGCTGGTGCGCTATCCCGGGCTCGCCTCGGAGGCGGAGGCGCGCGTCGCGCTGGTCCTCGGCCCGGCCGACGACCCACGCGTCGAGACCGAGGCCGTCATCCACGCCCACGGACTGCCGCTCGAATTTCCGCCCGAGGTGGCGGCGGCCGCCCGGCGCATGCCCGCGGGGCCGTCGGCCGAGCAGGTCGCGCGGCGGCTCGACCTCCGCGCGCTGCCGATCGTCACCATCGACGGGGAGAACGCGCGCGACTTCGACGATGCGGTGCTGGTGGAGCCGCTCGGGCGAGGCTTCCGGCTGACGGTGGCGGTCGCCGACGTCGCCCACTACGTGCCCGCCGGGAGTCCGCTCGACCTCGAGGCACGTGCGCGCGGGACGAGCGTCTACTTCCCCGACCGCGTGGTCCCCATGCTCCCCGAGGAGCTGTCGAACGGCATCTGCAGCCTCAAGCCCGCCGAGGACCGGCTGGTGAAGGCGGTGCGCCTCGAGCTCGATGCGCGCGGCCGTCTCGTCGCGGCGAGCTTCGGTGACGCCGTCATCCGCAGCGCCGCCCGCCTCACCTACACCCAGGTGCGCCAGGCGCTGGTCGACGGCGACCCCTCGGTGCGGGCCGCGCTCGGCGGCCTCCTCGAGCCGCTCGAGCGAGCCGAGGCGCTGGCCCGCCTCCTGATCGCGCGGCGGCGGGCGCGGGGCTCGATCGACTTCGACCTGCCCGAGGCCGAGGTGGTGCTCGACCTGCGCGGCCGGCCCGCCGACATCGTCCGGGCCGAGCGCTCGATCGCGCACCAGATGATCGAGGAGTTCATGCTCGCCGCCAACGAGGCGGTGGCACGCGAGCTGGCGCGCCGGGGGCTTCCCTTCCCCCACCGGGTCCACGAGCCGCCGGCCGCCGACAGCGTCGCGGCGCTCGCCCGCTTCCTCGAGGGGTTCGGCCTCCGGCTCCGGCTCGAGGAAGGCCGGCCGACGCCGGCCGCTTTTCAGGCGGTGCTCGAGCAGGTGCAGGGTCGGCCCGAGGAGCGGCTCGTGAACACCGTCCTTCTCCGCTCGATGCAGCA is drawn from Deltaproteobacteria bacterium and contains these coding sequences:
- a CDS encoding pyruvoyl-dependent arginine decarboxylase, which gives rise to EDLAASMLATILGVDFDPNTSYDERKDIWRMSDKIVITRQVTQSAIGDRDGLWTSVVAAAVFAE
- the rnr gene encoding ribonuclease R; this encodes MAALERRPKPTALPELLRAARIERGLRAEATERLSALEATGRLVRTKGDRYTLPARLDLVAGRLAVHRDGFAFCVPDEQEEADVYVPAGGVRPAMHGDRVLVRIEPFQRRGRLEGRVVKVLERGTHRIVGVLRQGRTAAVLVPQEQRLTLPILVPRGAEGGARDGDMVVAELVRYPGLASEAEARVALVLGPADDPRVETEAVIHAHGLPLEFPPEVAAAARRMPAGPSAEQVARRLDLRALPIVTIDGENARDFDDAVLVEPLGRGFRLTVAVADVAHYVPAGSPLDLEARARGTSVYFPDRVVPMLPEELSNGICSLKPAEDRLVKAVRLELDARGRLVAASFGDAVIRSAARLTYTQVRQALVDGDPSVRAALGGLLEPLERAEALARLLIARRRARGSIDFDLPEAEVVLDLRGRPADIVRAERSIAHQMIEEFMLAANEAVARELARRGLPFPHRVHEPPAADSVAALARFLEGFGLRLRLEEGRPTPAAFQAVLEQVQGRPEERLVNTVLLRSMQQARYAAEPFGHFGLATDCYTHFTSPIRRYPDLVVHRLLDVALGGSGRVPPDLVAIAEESSRRERVAMEAEREIVQLKKIQFMQDKVGQVYEGFVSGVAPFGFFVELRDVFVEGLVHVTALGGDFYEHVEGQHLLRGRRTRRTYRVGDPVTVRVAGVSVERRTIDFVLANGEVEEPWRRRRRSR